The sequence ATGAGCTTGAGCTTCTTGAGCTCGCTGACGCGCCATTGCTGGTCTGCCGTGAGGAACCCGCGGCTATTGAGGTCGGCCAGCTCCTGCTTGTACTTTGCGTGGTCTTCCTGGAGCTTGCGAAACTCGGGGTTCTCGACGACGAGACGCTCGATCAGCGGTTCCAGATCGGCCATTGGGACCTCCTGTGCGGTGAGGTTGCGGCCGTAGTGCTCCGTTTATACTCTCCGAGCGTTTTCGCTGTCAAGGGTTGCGGCGAAGCAAAAGATGAGGGGCGGTGGCCTTGAACTGCACGGTCACCTCGACCCCTTCGCCCAGGCCCAATTCCTCCACGGCACGGTGCGTCACGAGCGCCGTGAGAGGAAAGCCACAGTCAACGGCGACACGCACATGGAGCCCCACGGGATAGAGGCGGGCCACCGCGCCCTTGAGTCGATTGGGCGGCAGCGAGGCCCCGGGCGGAGGCGTGCCCGTCTTGAGCGTGACATCCTCGGCGCGAAGGCAGAGACGCGCCTCCTCGC comes from Candidatus Methylomirabilota bacterium and encodes:
- a CDS encoding DUF465 domain-containing protein → MADLEPLIERLVVENPEFRKLQEDHAKYKQELADLNSRGFLTADQQWRVSELKKLKLMGKDRMESIIRHARDAAHA